A single genomic interval of Oryza sativa Japonica Group chromosome 7, ASM3414082v1 harbors:
- the LOC112939673 gene encoding uncharacterized protein encodes MATATATASRKGDHDCPELPPDTLRLIWASLPIKSRVRARAVCAAWSSALPDKIDHFPWLLRLPPAHGDAAAAAASSPAVFFPSTGTSAGFELPFHRPGTRCVGMHDGWIAAVDVDLGVRILDPLSGARVDLPPLTACPGVGFGRGRASRRLHEQVEYRQSPTAVTEFFPVDTFLDSVLVKIAFSAPGGADDGDGEVGAFAVAVFWDRVVYTAAGLGEWRQLTTPNAGTRCHPEKVVDVVHAGGGRFFGLTATDETHVTYLAPTALFDIQVFDLSACGGGGPVEASKLPVARLRPRQALRRQKFPSADVFCARLFLLDGTPHVVLRWWDVLARADEMAVLASDPGDPLGWRAAGDLRGRALLVGNGCAAPVRAPGGAIGGDRVYFADKVSCFARESNRRLTGVGTFDVKSGSLEMLWKDGAGDDPLEACRAPTWFAPPYFFR; translated from the coding sequence atggcgacggcgacagcgacggcgagcagGAAGGGCGACCACGACTGCCCCGAGCTGCCGCCGGACACCCTGCGCCTCATCTGGGCCTCCCTGCCGATCAAGTCCCGCGTCCGCGCTAGGGCCGTCTGCGCCGCGTGGTCGTCCGCCCTGCCGGACAAGATCGACCACTTCCCgtggctcctccgcctcccgccggcccatggcgacgccgccgccgccgccgcgtcgtccccGGCGGTGTTCTTCCCGTCGACGGGAACTTCCGCCGGCTTCGAGCTCCCGTTCCACCGCCCCGGCACGCGGTGCGTCGGCATGCACGACGGCTGGATCGCCGCGGTCGACGTCGATCTCGGCGTCAGGATACTGGACCCGCTCTCCGGCGCCCGCGTCGACCTGCCGCCGCTCACCGCGTGCCCCGGCGTCGGATTCGGCCGCGGCCGTGCGTCGAGGAGGCTGCACGAGCAGGTCGAGTACAGGCAGTCGCCGACCGCCGTGACGGAGTTCTTCCCCGTCGACACCTTCCTCGACTCTGTCCTGGTCAAGATCGCCTTCTCGGcgcccggcggcgccgacgacggggacggcgaggtGGGCGCCTTCGCGGTCGCGGTGTTCTGGGACAGGGTGGTGTACACGGCCGCCGGGCTCGGCGAGTGGCGCCAGCTGACGACTCCCAACGCCGGCACGCGCTGCCATCCGGAGAAGGTCGTCGACGtggtgcacgccggcggcggcaggttcTTCGGCCTGACCGCCACGGACGAAACGCACGTCACGTACCTGGCTCCGACCGCCCTATTCGACATCCAGGTGTTCGACCTGagcgcctgcggcggcggcggcccggtggAGGCGAGCAAGCTCCCCGTCGCCAGGCTGCGCCCGAGGCAGGCCCTGCGCCGGCAAAAGTTCCCGTCCGCCGACGTGTTCTGCGcgcgcctcttcctcctcgacgGCACGCCGCACGTGGTGCTCCGGTGGTGGGACGTCCTGGCGCGCGCCGACGAGATGGCCGTGCTCGCCAGCGACCCGGGCGACCCGCTCGGgtggcgcgccgccggcgacctgcGCGGCCGCGCGCTGCTCGTCGGGAACGGCTGCGCCGCGCCCGTGCGCGCCCCCGGCGGCGCGATCGGAGGGGACCGCGTCTACTTCGCGGACAAGGTGAGCTGCTTCGCGCGGGAGTCGAACCGGAGGCTGACCGGCGTCGGGACGTTCGACGTCAAGAGCGGGAGCCTGGAGATGCTGTGGAAGGACGGCGCTGGTGATGACCCGCTGGAGGCCTGCCGGGCGCCGACGTGGTTTGCGCCGCCTTATTTTTTCCGATGA